Proteins encoded in a region of the Sander lucioperca isolate FBNREF2018 chromosome 4, SLUC_FBN_1.2, whole genome shotgun sequence genome:
- the klf3 gene encoding Krueppel-like factor 3: protein MLMYDYPLKTDMETSFYSSLVKTPEQYGVIFSHPAHFIHSTHMHAFTQSHTPSNPTHTQLEPVDLSVSKRSSSTSSSSSPPCSSASSPASSHSSPPSPYSSAPRPSPRCSPPHSQLRSSPPTSSLSYSTMVAPMIGSGSGVIQGSGVMMSPVMVPLSVLYPSSLHLHQSIMVSPPVTNDDDHHRSREHKTVHCGDAHDLHKPVKTEPRSELAHDTHSSHEMKSSVIRIPHEYGCNNPSVIVHSGAKHPLPAESPDTLKKRRIHRCDFNGCNKVYTKSSHLKAHRRTHTGEKPYKCMWEGCTWKFARSDELTRHFRKHTGVKPFQCPDCERSFSRSDHLALHKKRHLLV, encoded by the exons ATGCTGATGTATGACTACCCTCTAAAGACAGACATGGAGACG tcatTCTACTCTTCATTAGTGAAAACCCCGGAGCAATACGGAGTGATCTTCTCCCATCCCGCCCACTTCATCCACTCCACGCACATGCACGCCTTCACCCAGTCCCACACCCCTAGCAACCCCACCCACACCCAGCTGGAGCCTGTTGACCTGTCAGTCAGCAAGCGTTCCTCCTccacttcttcttcctcctcccctccctgctcctccgcctcctccccGGCCTCCTCACACAGCTCCCCGCCTTCCCCCTACAGCTCGGCTCCCCGCCCCTCCCCCCGCTGCTCCCCCCCACACTCCCAGCTGCGCTCCTCGCCGCCTACTTCCTCACTTTCTTACTCCACCATGGTGGCTCCTATGATCGGCTCAGGATCCGGAGTCATCCAGGGGTCAGGGGTCATGATGTCTCCAGTCATGgtgcctctgtctgtcctctACCCCTCGTCTCTCCACCTGCATCAGTCCATTATGGTGAGCCCACCTGTCACCAATGACGACGACCATCATCGAAGCAGGGAGCACAAGACAG TTCACTGTGGCGACGCCCATGACCTGCACAAGCCAGTCAAAACAGAGCCACGCTCTGAGCTCGCTCATGACACGCATAGCAGCCACGAGATGAAATCATCAGTCATCAGGATACCACACGAATATGG GTGTAACAACCCGTCAGTAATAGTTCATTCGGGCGCAAAGCATCCTCTCCCTGCCGAGTCTCCTGACACACTGAAAAAGCGGCGAATTCACCGCTGCGACTTCAATGGCTGCAACAAAGTGTACACCAAGAGCTCCCACCTCAAAGCACACCGCAGGACACACACCG GTGAGAAACCCTACAAGTGCATGTGGGAAGGCTGCACGTGGAAGTTCGCCCGTTCAGATGAGTTGACGAGACACTTCCGCAAGCACACAGGAGTCAAACCGTTCCAGTGCCCCGACTGTGAACGCAGCTTCTCCCGTTCTGACCACCTGGCTTTGCACAAGAAACGCCACCTCCTGGTATGA